Proteins from a genomic interval of Lysobacter stagni:
- a CDS encoding carbon-nitrogen hydrolase, with protein MKKTTLPVALVQERNHGDADANLAVIEQRVAESAKRGAKLVLLQELHNGPYFCQHESVHEFDLAEPIPGPSTQRLGALAKQHGVVLVSSLFEKRAAGLYHNTAVVFDADGSTAGKYRKMHIPDDPGFYEKFYFTPGDLGFEPIDTSVGRLGLMVCWDQWYPEGARLMALAGAELLLYPTAIGWDPGDEQAEKDRQRNAWILSHRGHAVANGLPVLSCNRVGHEQSPMDAAGIDFWGSSHVLGPQGEFLAEASTSEPEILMAEVDMQRSEHVRRIWPFLRDRRIDAYGDLLKRYRD; from the coding sequence ATGAAGAAGACCACCCTCCCCGTCGCGCTGGTCCAGGAACGCAACCACGGCGACGCCGATGCGAACCTGGCCGTGATCGAGCAGCGCGTGGCCGAGTCCGCCAAGCGCGGCGCGAAGCTCGTGCTGCTGCAGGAACTGCACAACGGCCCGTATTTCTGCCAGCACGAGTCGGTGCACGAATTCGACCTGGCCGAGCCTATCCCGGGCCCGAGCACGCAACGCCTGGGCGCACTGGCGAAGCAGCATGGCGTGGTGCTGGTCAGCTCGCTGTTCGAGAAGCGCGCGGCCGGCCTGTACCACAACACCGCGGTGGTCTTCGACGCCGACGGCTCGACGGCCGGCAAGTACCGCAAGATGCACATCCCGGACGATCCGGGCTTCTACGAAAAGTTTTACTTCACGCCCGGCGATCTGGGTTTCGAGCCGATCGACACCTCGGTGGGTCGCCTTGGCCTGATGGTGTGCTGGGACCAGTGGTACCCCGAAGGCGCGCGACTGATGGCGCTGGCCGGCGCGGAACTGTTGCTCTACCCCACCGCCATCGGCTGGGATCCGGGCGATGAGCAGGCCGAGAAGGACCGCCAGCGCAATGCCTGGATCCTCAGCCACCGCGGCCATGCGGTCGCCAACGGCCTGCCCGTGCTCAGCTGCAATCGCGTCGGCCACGAACAGTCGCCGATGGATGCCGCCGGCATCGACTTCTGGGGCAGCAGCCACGTGCTGGGGCCGCAGGGCGAGTTCCTGGCCGAGGCCAGCACGAGCGAACCGGAAATCCTGATGGCCGAAGTCGACATGCAGCGCAGCGAGCACGTTCGCCGCATCTGGCCGTTCCTGCGCGACCGCCGCATCGACGCCTATGGCGACCTGCTCAAGCGCTACCGCGACTGA
- a CDS encoding agmatine deiminase family protein, whose product MNQNAHARFPAEWEPQSAVLIAWPNADTDWADRLGEVEETYIALVTAITRFQDAIVCVADEDVEAYARARLSSARIDMSKVHFIEAPYDDTWLRDSGPITLRQGDDFRLLDFRFTGWGGKFDASQDDLLVERLHDAGIFSKSSRQSIDFALEGGAIDTDGDGTLLTTWQCLHERHPETSREELTAKLAGWLQQDRVLWLDHGYLEGDDTDAHVDTLARFAGPDAITFQACDDPTDSHYAELTAMGEEIAALRTKDGQPYRLFPLPWAKPIVDDGRRLAASYANFLIVNGAVLMPAYGDEADAKAQAVLAQAFPGREIVPVPCRALIWQNGSLHCITMQLPKGVVA is encoded by the coding sequence ATGAACCAGAACGCACACGCACGCTTTCCCGCCGAATGGGAACCCCAGTCGGCCGTCCTGATCGCCTGGCCCAACGCCGACACCGACTGGGCCGACCGGCTCGGCGAGGTCGAGGAAACCTACATCGCGCTCGTTACGGCGATCACCCGGTTCCAGGACGCGATCGTGTGCGTGGCCGACGAGGACGTGGAGGCGTACGCACGTGCGCGCCTGTCCTCGGCGCGCATCGACATGTCGAAGGTGCATTTCATCGAAGCGCCCTACGACGACACCTGGCTGCGCGATTCCGGCCCGATCACCCTGCGCCAGGGCGACGACTTCCGTCTGTTGGACTTCCGTTTCACTGGTTGGGGCGGCAAGTTCGACGCCAGCCAGGACGACCTTCTGGTCGAGCGCCTGCACGATGCGGGAATCTTCTCGAAGAGTTCACGGCAATCCATTGATTTTGCACTGGAAGGTGGGGCCATCGACACCGATGGCGACGGCACGTTGCTGACGACCTGGCAGTGCCTGCATGAGCGCCATCCGGAGACCTCCCGCGAGGAACTGACCGCGAAGCTGGCCGGCTGGCTGCAGCAGGACCGCGTGCTGTGGCTCGACCATGGCTACTTGGAAGGCGACGACACCGACGCCCACGTCGACACCCTCGCCCGCTTCGCCGGCCCCGATGCCATCACGTTCCAGGCCTGCGACGACCCGACCGACTCGCATTACGCCGAGCTCACGGCCATGGGCGAGGAAATCGCCGCGCTGCGCACGAAGGACGGCCAGCCGTATCGTCTGTTCCCGCTGCCGTGGGCGAAGCCCATCGTCGACGACGGCCGCCGCCTTGCCGCGAGCTACGCCAACTTCCTCATCGTCAACGGCGCGGTGCTGATGCCGGCCTACGGCGACGAGGCCGATGCGAAGGCGCAGGCCGTCCTGGCGCAAGCCTTCCCGGGTCGCGAGATCGTGCCGGTGCCGTGCCGTGCGCTGATCTGGCAGAACGGCAGCCTGCACTGCATCACGATGCAGCTGCCGAAGGGCGTCGTGGCCTGA
- the ykgO gene encoding type B 50S ribosomal protein L36 produces the protein MKVLSSLKSAKARHRDCKVVRRRGKVFVICKSNPRFKARQR, from the coding sequence ATGAAGGTCCTGTCCTCCCTGAAGTCGGCGAAGGCCCGTCACCGCGACTGCAAGGTCGTTCGCCGTCGTGGCAAGGTCTTCGTGATTTGCAAGTCGAACCCGCGTTTCAAGGCGCGTCAGCGCTGA